A region of the Brachyhypopomus gauderio isolate BG-103 chromosome 11, BGAUD_0.2, whole genome shotgun sequence genome:
GGTGATGTGTCCCTTCTATTGACTTAATAATGGGGTGATGTGTCCCTTCCTTTGACTTAATAATGAGGTGATGTGTCCCTTCTATTGACTTAATAATGGGGTGATGTGTTCTCTTCTTTTGCTCCCCAGTGAGAGCTTTGGCAGCTGTGTTTTGATTGTGTGATTATctgtttggttgtgtttttgGGGAGTCCTGTTAGGAGGCCATGACCATAATGAACCCTGCTAGAGATAAAAGCATGGGTGAGTTTCTCTAGGTCTGGTTTTGTCAGGAAATCTTTGATCTTGTTCATGTTAAGATGATCATACACTCTTAGTACGACTAGACCAAAATCCTAAACAGTCCTAAATCTAAACAGCTCTAAGAAAAGGGTAGAAATCTTGTTATTAATTAAGAGTTGCATCcagatttttcttttttactgtaATAGAAGCTTCACATCTATAGATTTTGGAAAAAGACCCTAAAAATCCAAAATATATTCATTTAATGTTTCTCTTTGATGCACTGTAAGGTCCCTGAGTATTCAAAGGAATTTGTCAGCAACATGCAGCAAGGTCCTACTTTCAAATACTTAAGCTTAGAGtcagagttagagttagagtgagggttagagttaggattagagttagagttagagttagggttttgaggtatttaaaaataatatttgtaGGCATAAAGGCTTGAGCACTGAATAAGAAACAATAATATTAAATCTAAGGTAAAATATAAGAATTGAGATATAAAACATAGTCTGTCTAGGCTGCTGGATACAGAACAAAGGTGTCAGCAGGACCTTAGCAAGACCTCAGCTGGGCCTCAGCAGGTCCACGGTCGGTCCTGGTGTAGTCCTCAAGGCCACTATGCAAATACACAATGGACCAGACCAGAACATTCTCAGTGGACAATCCAGAATGCCCCCACAGTCCAGAATGTTCCCAGTGGACCAGTCCAGAATGTCCCCACAATCCAGAATGTCCCCACAGTCCATGGCTTCACTACTACAGTAGTAGGAATAAATGTACCACCTTATCAATGCTGGAGGGTGCTGAGGAACAGCATCTATGTTAAAAGGTTGATTTTGTTCATCAATGAGACTGTAATAGGAAAAAACAACCTTGTTGCCACAAGCCACACTCATGTTTAAAAGAAGGTGGGGCAATTGTGTAAATACCTctgaaaaaagttttttttttaaagaacttAGTTCTTTGTGTGCCTTTCAAGCATTCTCTGGAGAGGTAATTCTCTGAAGAGGAATTCTTTGGAGGGGGTAATTCTCTGAAGAGGTTATTCTCTGGAGGGTGTCTCGGTGATCTCCAATAAAGCATCTGCATTTTATTTTTGGATAAGTTTATAACTTTGATACTGGTAAATTTGATGTAGGATGTACAAACAACATTATTGTCATGCACCAGGAAAGGCTTTGATTGGATCAGATCAGGAAAGGTTTTGATTGGATCAGATTAGGAAAGGCTTTCATTGGATCAGATCAGGAAAGGCTTTGATTGGTTCAAGTGCAAGTGCAATATAATTCAGATTTATGGTTCTGATGGGGTAAATGGTGCTGTTTCTCTAATATCCATTGCACAGCACAGTACAACTCAGTACGAACAAGAAAACAAAGGAGTGCAGCGTGTGGCAGAAATATGCGCCTGAAGCACAAAAGTCACTGAATTTGGCGTTGCACGAGTAGCAGCGGTAGAAGTCACATGCAGGACTCACTCTGAGTAGTGCAAGGAATGCACAGCACTTAAATCGAGGAGTGAGATGATGAGGAACATCATGTGGAACAGGTGCAGGTGATTATTGAATATGTGGGTGGATTTGACTGTGGGAGTTGAGGGGAAAAGTGGAGTGTGGTGAAGTGGGCGGCTCCCCTGTGGGGCTGACCCCGCCTACAGTGACAATGGTGAACCTCTTTAAAATtacctttatatttatattcacCCTACCAGTCAAACGTTTGGACACATCTGACTGAATGCATATTCTGAATAACAAAGaagccattttaatctaatgGGTTATGCTTAAATTCACTTATAAGACAGAGTTTagctatataaaaaatataattagAGAATAGTGTTATTTTATATATGAATtcattctcaacacacacacacacacacccaacaaacaaacaaatttcagaactttagttccTCACTCTACAAGTGCTTTGCATGTGAGAATGTCTTCAAAACTGATGAAAAATCATCATGGCTGACTGCTTTAGCTGTTGAACACCAAGAGCATGCAAAGCTGCCATCAAAATATAGGATAGTTATTTCAacaaatgtaatatatataatgaaccaaccaggcagacaaggatccaaatgTGGAATATAATCGCTTTTATTAAAGACGTGAATACAGAGCACTAGAATGGGCGAATAACTCCGCTGagcgtgtgtggtgtatgggtgcTGTAGAcgaggtcaggacggtccagggtcacgccgggtagacagaagGCTGAAAGTACACTGGGACTAGGTAGAGAACGAGGTctggaaggagaggagaggtcagTACACAGGAGGGCAATCGCAGGGACAAAACGCTTGGCATGTAGCATAGCAACAATACTTtacaacccggaagtgagagggGGAAGCTTACGTAGTTGTGAAAAGGTTGGGGTAACGAGCAGCAGGTGTACAGAATATTCCGGGAGGTCACGTGTTGTTCCTAACAATATAATATATAGATATTAATATATTAGTTATTGATTAGTagtttattagagcataataGCATGGTATTTCATTGGCTTGGcatcttatttttaatgctgaaaataaaaataaacagagtAGGTGTGACGAAAGGGAGGCAGACACAATCACTGAGAAGAGTGATATTTATTAAAGAACCAATCAGGGTCATATATAGAGTCTCTATACCCAACTTAATAAAacataataattaatataacaAGTAATGCACTGTAGGAAAACCTTTTAAACttatttaaaataaagaaaagatTAATTGTACTGGCATCACAGAATAGCTTGTAGGTAGTTTGCTGGGTAGTTTGTGAAGATGTACGAAAATAAAATTCATCAGCATCCCCAAACTTCTTTATCCAAACATCAACTTAAACCACACATTAGCAATAAtgaaacacattaacaataaaacACATTAGCAATAACGAAACAGTAGGACTCACAGGGATGAATCCTAAAGACGTAATGAACCCAGATTATACCCAGATTATATACAGATTTACACAGCCTGCTTCCTTACTACCTCAGTTTTATTCTGTTGAGCCAGCAGGGTTCGCTAAACCCAAAGTCCACAGTtatatgtgcatatgtgcaGTGCTCATGTGGTATTGAAGTATGTGCAGTTTCACATCATTTAGCTGCTCATCTTCAGTGTGTGGAGGATGTTGGGTTTCCACTTGCAGGTGCTTAATTCCTCTGGTCCACTGCTTTCATGTAGGCATTGACATGGTTAGAGGCAGGATCCATACAGATCCGCTTTCCACTAACCATCTTAAAGCTGGAACACAGATAAAGACAACAATTTTCTGTTAATACAGCAGGTCGGGACTAACTCATCCAAGATGGTGaaagtgtatctgtgtatgtaaATCACAGCAAACATTCCAGAACTACATGACACAGTCAGTAATAATTGCCTGTGGAAGATTCTCCCACTGGGTTTAATGTGAGTGTAAAATCAGCTCTTAATGGTGTTGTTACAGTATCTTCACTACAGCGTTTCAGCAGGAAGTCCAGACCTGATTCCATAAATGGTTCCTAGATACAGTGTGTGGACTGTTACATATATGAAGGGATgtagcaggtgtgtgggggcctCTCAGAGCAGGTGATACTCACACCACAGCTTTGTTGGCACATCTGCTGTCAGTCCTGCTGTAGGACACAATGTGTCTGAGGGGCAACTTCATCTGAGACACTCCAAGACAGCAGCTGACAGGGTTTAGAGCTTCAGGACCTAGAAGGCATCAGCAAACAGTTATAAAGTGACTCACAACAGTGAGAGATAGTACCACTCTGAAGAGCCCATCATTAGGTCTAGTACGTTCCAGTGATGATTCCTTGGGAAAGACTCCTACCACTACATTCACCTCCCTGGACAGTCATtgtggataagagtgtctgtcaAATGTGTAAGAAATGCATCATgtaacagagatggagactcaccactagacagagatggagactcaCCACTAGAGACCAGCTGGAGAGAGCAGAGCAGCATCACAAACagcagagcagacagcttcatcGTTCTAGCAGAATGGTTGATttcacacacagagactgtgaGGGCAGAGAGGTCCTTGTAccacaggacagaggagaggagtgagagaggagaggagtgagggcTCATTTATACACAGATGGAGCTGCTTGTCTGAAATCCCCAACATTTCTAATTTGAAACAGGTTTCCACTGTATAAACTTTCTGCTGAGTAATATTTGCTGCTGAGGTTCCTCTTCACACTTCTGTGTGGTGACACCATGTCTACTATTTACAGACCACTTAGAATTTACCCCAAGAAACGGAAATGCACATCCGTCATCATGAGAAATAAAAGACTGATAGGCCGTTTAGAATTATATGACTGTTACACAGATAGGCGGTGGATGTTGATAAAGGAATAAAAACCTGCTATCATGTTCTCATTACCATTCTGTGGCAATAACACCAGCTTTATATAATTTATCTTTTATTTGGTTTAATAATCATATTGAAGCAGTTCGGTAAATGAGGCACAAACTGCTTAATCTAAAAATCtaaaggagggaaactttattgacaaCGCAACTGAACAATAGCACTGTCCGCTCTCTAACCTCTTTCCCACTAACCTGCTGCACCCCTGACCCGCACagcccccccccagtgtcacttaaagggctaagactccttgagtggccaagtgcctgtccattagggaattcgctgtgaggagtagtagttgCTACAATATCACATCATTTAggatttattacatttgttttgttCACTTTTCCCCATTAACCCCTTCAGACCCGAATTATGTTCCAgtaatgaaaaaaaatatacgaatgcaattttctgtctgtaatgaactccaaaacaagaatcagtaaaaaaaaatttaatataatacttttatagtattttttttttatgtccacTGCAGTGGACGGTGGGTCTTAACAGTTGTAAAGCAATGCTATatcatatgtataattttatggtttgtttgttattctttttgaaaataaacctgaTCAATAGACTAAAAATGCTATCCAAGTTTTGGGAACATCTGTTATTatgaaaaataatatatataacatataacaaGGAGAAATTAGTTGAAATTATGGTTGCATGTACGATTCCCAGTACATTCGCAAACCTCAGAACTCCCATTGCAATGTGCAAGCCAACAAAGGCTTCTATTTCATGCACTGATGCCTGTTTGTAGCCCCTCACAGCAGTTTGTTCAGCATAGACATTTGTCATGGTGGTCATCAGCTCAAACATCTCTTGTGGAACGTATCATTTGAAGTAAGCATATGGAGTTAATGGttcagtgatgtttgtgataGGATCTTCCCAAGTAGACGCCACTGGCCACTGGACATTGGACAGGTTAGCATAAGGATCACCTTCACAATATAAAACAATTTCTTCCTCATTTTCCTTCCCTGATCCTTCCTCATCATTTACTGTCTCAAGAACAACTTCTTGCCCCATTAGTGGTACTTACTCATCTCCTGGAATCAATAATTAAAAGTAGCTATGTTCATACATTGTGTTATGGACAACAATGGGAGTGTTGGA
Encoded here:
- the LOC143527214 gene encoding monocyte chemotactic protein 1B-like isoform X1, coding for MKLSALLFVMLLCSLQLVSSGESPSLSSGPEALNPVSCCLGVSQMKLPLRHIVSYSRTDSRCANKAVVFKMVSGKRICMDPASNHVNAYMKAVDQRN
- the LOC143527214 gene encoding C-C motif chemokine 13-like isoform X2; translation: MKLSALLFVMLLCSLQLVSSGPEALNPVSCCLGVSQMKLPLRHIVSYSRTDSRCANKAVVFKMVSGKRICMDPASNHVNAYMKAVDQRN